The following proteins are encoded in a genomic region of Xanthomonas citri pv. mangiferaeindicae:
- a CDS encoding malonyl-[acyl-carrier protein] O-methyltransferase BioC, producing the protein MTAIFDRTHVRRAFSRASSSYAGAAALQRQVEAHLLESLDYLDDRVPGCVLDVGSGPAHAALAMRARWPKARIVAVDLALPMLQQAPVRAGWRDRLGLQRPVDRVCADLRALPIAEDSVDVLFCNLSLQWVEDLAAAFAGFRRVLRPDGLLLCSTFGPQTLIELREAFGHADEVPHVSPFASIAEFGDALMQAGFRNPVLDREVAVHHHPDMAALMRELRAVGATNALAGRRRALTGRARFAAAAAHYEQFREADGLPASWEWITAMAWAPQPGAPIRDGGEELARFPASAIPVRRRRD; encoded by the coding sequence ATGACCGCCATCTTCGATCGCACCCACGTCCGCCGGGCGTTCTCGCGCGCCTCGTCGAGCTATGCCGGCGCCGCCGCTCTGCAACGGCAGGTCGAGGCGCATCTGCTTGAGTCGCTGGACTATCTCGACGACCGCGTGCCCGGCTGCGTGCTCGATGTCGGCAGCGGTCCGGCGCACGCCGCGCTGGCGATGCGCGCGCGCTGGCCCAAGGCGCGCATCGTGGCCGTGGACCTGGCTTTGCCGATGCTGCAGCAGGCGCCGGTGCGCGCCGGCTGGCGCGACCGCCTCGGGCTGCAGCGTCCCGTCGACCGGGTCTGCGCCGATCTGCGTGCGTTGCCGATCGCCGAGGACAGCGTCGACGTGCTGTTCTGCAACCTGTCGCTGCAATGGGTCGAGGACCTGGCGGCCGCGTTCGCCGGTTTCCGCCGAGTGCTGCGCCCCGACGGCCTGTTGCTGTGTTCGACCTTCGGCCCGCAGACGCTGATCGAACTGCGCGAGGCCTTCGGCCATGCCGACGAGGTGCCGCACGTCAGCCCGTTCGCGTCGATCGCCGAGTTCGGCGACGCGCTGATGCAGGCCGGCTTCCGCAATCCGGTGCTCGACCGCGAGGTCGCCGTCCACCATCACCCCGACATGGCCGCGCTGATGCGCGAGCTGCGCGCGGTCGGTGCGACCAACGCGCTGGCCGGTCGTCGTCGTGCGTTGACCGGACGCGCGCGTTTCGCCGCGGCCGCGGCGCACTACGAACAGTTCCGCGAGGCCGACGGCCTGCCGGCGAGCTGGGAATGGATCACCGCGATGGCCTGGGCGCCGCAGCCGGGGGCGCCGATCCGCGACGGCGGCGAGGAACTGGCGCGGTTCCCGGCCAGCGCGATCCCGGTCCGCCGGCGGCGCGACTGA
- a CDS encoding short-chain dehydrogenase/reductase, translating to MSTVLITGCSSGFGLHTAQWFLDRGWRVVATMRAPRPDALPASERLRLLPLDVTDADSIARAVHAAGPIDALVNNAGFGAPAPVELTPADVALSLMRTNALGTLAMTQAVLPQFRERGAGVVVNVSSSVTLRPLPLLGVYRASKAAVEALTESLAVEVEPLGIRVRLVLPGRAPETRFGENARAHLRGVDHPAYGPLVERMLAGFSETGGPVTQASDVAEAIWRATTEPGTPMRIAAGTDAEAWMAEAG from the coding sequence ATGTCCACCGTCCTGATCACCGGCTGTTCCTCCGGCTTCGGCCTGCACACCGCGCAGTGGTTTCTCGACCGCGGCTGGCGGGTCGTCGCGACGATGCGCGCGCCGCGCCCCGATGCACTGCCCGCGTCGGAGCGGCTGCGCCTGCTGCCGCTCGATGTCACCGATGCCGACAGCATCGCGCGGGCGGTCCACGCCGCCGGACCGATCGACGCGCTCGTCAACAACGCCGGCTTCGGTGCGCCGGCCCCGGTCGAACTGACACCGGCCGACGTGGCGCTGTCGCTGATGCGCACCAATGCCCTGGGCACGCTGGCGATGACGCAGGCTGTGCTGCCGCAGTTCCGCGAACGCGGCGCCGGCGTCGTGGTCAACGTCAGTTCGTCAGTGACGCTGCGGCCGCTGCCGTTGTTGGGCGTCTATCGCGCCAGCAAGGCGGCGGTCGAGGCGTTGACCGAATCGCTGGCCGTCGAGGTCGAACCACTGGGCATCCGCGTGCGGTTGGTCCTGCCCGGTCGGGCACCGGAGACGCGCTTTGGCGAGAACGCACGCGCGCATCTGCGCGGCGTCGACCATCCTGCGTACGGACCGCTGGTCGAGCGCATGCTCGCCGGTTTCAGCGAGACCGGCGGCCCGGTCACCCAGGCCTCGGACGTGGCCGAGGCGATCTGGCGGGCGACGACCGAGCCCGGGACGCCGATGCGGATCGCGGCCGGCACCGATGCCGAGGCCTGGATGGCCGAAGCCGGTTGA
- a CDS encoding rhomboid family intramembrane serine protease produces MPETPEDSPAQRARDRRRLSRALQASIGFVLLLIIAFGIQAMVDWRALAVRPGEWAGLAGLLGAPLLHGSPGHLIANASALLVLGTLALAVYPKATLRGLPLMWLGSGLGAWLLGDPGSHHLGASGVTHGLMFLIFVLGLLRRDRPSVAAGMIAFLFYGGMLLTILPQEPGVSWQSHLGGAVGGVLAAFWFRRADPQLPRRRYSWEIEEEEAERAARLQAETLEPPAPHDVPVLWQRPQADDTLGVVLPFPARPRARDRNDDADDAPPASR; encoded by the coding sequence ATGCCCGAAACGCCCGAGGATTCGCCCGCCCAGCGCGCGCGCGACCGGCGGCGGCTGTCGCGCGCGCTGCAGGCCAGCATCGGCTTCGTGCTGCTGCTGATCATCGCCTTCGGCATCCAGGCGATGGTCGACTGGCGTGCGCTGGCGGTCCGTCCCGGCGAATGGGCGGGGCTGGCGGGCCTGCTTGGCGCGCCGCTGCTGCACGGCTCGCCGGGTCATCTGATCGCCAACGCCAGTGCGCTGCTGGTGCTCGGCACGCTGGCGCTTGCGGTGTATCCCAAAGCCACGCTGCGCGGCTTGCCGTTGATGTGGCTGGGCTCGGGCCTGGGCGCCTGGCTGCTCGGCGATCCGGGCTCGCACCACCTGGGCGCCAGCGGCGTGACCCACGGCCTGATGTTCCTCATCTTCGTGCTCGGCCTGCTGCGCCGCGACCGGCCGTCGGTCGCCGCCGGCATGATCGCCTTCCTGTTCTACGGCGGCATGCTGCTGACGATCCTGCCGCAGGAGCCGGGCGTGTCGTGGCAGTCGCACCTGGGGGGTGCCGTGGGCGGCGTGCTCGCGGCGTTCTGGTTCCGCCGTGCCGACCCGCAGCTGCCGCGCCGCCGCTACAGCTGGGAGATCGAGGAAGAGGAGGCCGAGCGCGCTGCGCGCCTGCAGGCCGAAACGCTGGAGCCGCCGGCACCGCACGACGTGCCGGTGCTGTGGCAGCGCCCGCAGGCCGATGACACGCTCGGCGTCGTGCTGCCGTTCCCGGCGCGCCCCCGGGCGCGCGACCGTAACGACGATGCCGACGACGCGCCGCCGGCGTCGCGTTAG
- a CDS encoding tRNA uridine(34) 5-carboxymethylaminomethyl synthesis enzyme MnmG, with translation MPNDFHSYDVIVVGGGHAGTEAALASARAGARTLLLTHNVETIGVMSCNPAIGGIGKGHLVREIDALGGVMARAADAAGIQWRRLNASKGPAVRATRCQADRNLYRAFVRRAVEAQPNLTIFQSAVDDLVIEGDAVRGAITQTGLRFDAPAVVLTAGTFLGGRIHVGEAQSAGGRAGDPPATTLAQRLRERPFVVDRLKTGTPPRIDGRTLDYAAMAIQPGDDPRPVFSFLGSQADHPRQVPCWITRTTERTHEIIRGALHRSPMYSGQIEGIGPRYCPSIEDKVVRFADKDSHQIFVEPEGLDVAEIYPNGISTSLPFDVQLALVRSIVGFEQAHITHAGYAIEYDFFDPRGLRASLETRAVAGLFFAGQINGTTGYEEAAAQGLIAGLNAARQVRGLDTWTPRRDQAYIGVLIDDLITHGTKEPYRMFTSRAEYRLQLREDNADLRLTGIGRELGLVDDARLRRFDARREGIDRETARLRGLWASPHNALGRAVVETLGIELRRESNAIDLLRRPGLDYAALMRVDGIGPGVTDAEIAEQVEIEATYSGYLERQRVEIERQQRQEGTAIPDGFDYAGVRGLSAEIVQKLGQVRPLTVGQAQRIPGMTPAAISLLLVHLERARRGRMAGAA, from the coding sequence ATGCCCAACGACTTCCATAGCTACGACGTCATCGTCGTCGGCGGCGGCCACGCCGGCACCGAAGCGGCGCTCGCGTCCGCACGCGCCGGCGCCCGCACCCTGCTGCTGACCCACAACGTCGAGACGATCGGCGTGATGAGCTGCAACCCGGCCATCGGCGGCATCGGCAAGGGCCACCTGGTGCGCGAGATCGATGCCCTGGGCGGAGTGATGGCCCGCGCCGCCGACGCCGCCGGCATCCAGTGGCGGCGCCTCAACGCCTCCAAGGGTCCGGCGGTCCGCGCCACCCGCTGCCAGGCCGACCGCAATCTCTACCGTGCGTTCGTGCGTCGGGCCGTCGAGGCGCAGCCGAACCTGACGATCTTCCAGTCGGCCGTCGACGACCTCGTCATCGAGGGCGATGCGGTCCGGGGCGCCATCACCCAGACCGGGCTGCGCTTCGATGCGCCGGCCGTGGTGCTGACCGCAGGCACGTTCCTCGGCGGTCGCATCCATGTCGGCGAAGCGCAGTCGGCGGGCGGCCGTGCAGGCGATCCGCCGGCGACCACGCTCGCCCAGCGCCTGCGCGAGCGCCCGTTCGTCGTCGATCGGCTCAAGACCGGCACGCCGCCGCGGATCGACGGCCGCACGCTCGACTACGCGGCGATGGCGATCCAGCCCGGCGACGATCCGCGTCCGGTGTTCTCGTTCCTCGGCTCGCAGGCCGACCACCCGCGGCAGGTGCCGTGCTGGATCACCCGCACCACCGAGCGCACCCACGAGATCATCCGCGGCGCACTGCATCGCTCGCCGATGTACTCGGGCCAGATCGAAGGCATCGGGCCGCGCTACTGCCCGTCGATCGAGGACAAGGTCGTGCGCTTCGCCGACAAGGACAGCCACCAGATCTTCGTCGAGCCCGAGGGCCTGGACGTCGCCGAGATCTATCCCAACGGCATCTCGACGTCCTTGCCGTTCGACGTGCAACTGGCGCTGGTGCGCAGCATCGTCGGCTTCGAGCAGGCGCACATCACCCACGCCGGCTACGCGATCGAGTACGACTTCTTCGACCCGCGCGGGCTGCGGGCGTCGCTGGAGACGCGTGCGGTGGCCGGGCTGTTCTTCGCCGGGCAGATCAACGGCACCACCGGTTACGAGGAAGCCGCCGCGCAGGGCCTGATTGCCGGCCTCAACGCCGCGCGCCAAGTACGCGGCCTCGATACCTGGACCCCGCGCCGCGACCAGGCCTACATCGGCGTTCTGATCGACGACCTGATCACGCACGGCACGAAAGAGCCGTACCGCATGTTCACCAGCCGCGCCGAGTACCGGCTGCAGCTGCGCGAGGACAATGCCGACCTGCGCCTGACCGGCATCGGCCGCGAGCTGGGTTTGGTGGACGATGCGCGCCTGCGACGTTTCGACGCCCGGCGTGAGGGGATCGATCGCGAGACCGCCCGTCTGCGCGGGCTGTGGGCCTCGCCGCACAACGCGTTGGGCCGCGCGGTCGTGGAGACGCTGGGCATCGAGCTGCGCCGTGAGAGCAACGCGATCGACCTGCTGCGCCGCCCCGGGCTCGACTACGCGGCGCTGATGCGCGTGGACGGCATCGGCCCGGGCGTGACGGATGCCGAAATCGCCGAGCAGGTCGAGATCGAGGCGACGTATTCGGGTTACCTGGAGCGCCAGCGGGTGGAGATCGAGCGCCAGCAGCGCCAAGAGGGCACGGCGATCCCGGATGGCTTCGACTATGCGGGCGTGCGCGGGCTGTCGGCCGAGATCGTGCAGAAACTCGGCCAGGTGCGGCCACTGACCGTCGGCCAGGCCCAGCGCATTCCCGGCATGACCCCGGCGGCGATCTCGCTGCTGCTGGTGCACCTCGAGCGCGCACGGCGCGGGCGCATGGCCGGCGCGGCCTAA
- a CDS encoding serine dehydratase, which produces MHAALPLPDANDLLAAAARLAPVAHLTPVLRSRVIDAAAGCALHFKAEHLQRAGAFKFRGACNAVLALDPETAARGVVTHSSGNHGAALALAAHLHGIACHVVVPEGAVATKLAAIASYGAVLHRCAPTLADRERTCEQVRAQTGATLVHPYTDAQVIAGQGTAALELLHAAGPLDDLVVPVGGGGLAAGTALAIAHAAPQTRLVLAEPRGADDTLRSLQQGTRVHDLVPDTVCDGLRGLLGAPNFEILSRHGVERGQPVEVLAVDDADTVAAARRIAVHTKQLVEPSSAIALAAVLGAPSRFAGRRVGIVLSGGNVDPDRLPWRP; this is translated from the coding sequence ATGCATGCCGCCCTGCCCTTGCCCGACGCCAACGACCTGCTCGCCGCGGCGGCCCGGCTCGCGCCGGTCGCCCATCTCACACCGGTGTTGCGTAGCCGGGTGATCGATGCAGCCGCCGGTTGCGCGCTGCACTTCAAAGCCGAACATCTGCAGCGCGCGGGGGCGTTCAAGTTCCGCGGCGCCTGCAATGCGGTACTGGCGCTGGACCCGGAAACTGCCGCGCGCGGGGTGGTCACGCACTCGTCCGGCAATCACGGCGCGGCGCTCGCGCTGGCCGCGCACCTGCACGGCATCGCCTGCCATGTCGTGGTGCCGGAGGGCGCGGTGGCGACCAAGCTGGCGGCGATCGCCAGCTACGGCGCGGTGCTGCATCGCTGCGCGCCGACGCTGGCCGACCGCGAGCGCACCTGCGAACAGGTCCGCGCACAGACCGGCGCCACACTCGTGCACCCGTATACCGATGCGCAGGTGATCGCCGGCCAGGGCACGGCCGCGCTCGAACTGCTGCATGCGGCCGGCCCGCTCGATGACCTGGTGGTGCCGGTCGGCGGCGGCGGGCTGGCGGCCGGCACCGCGCTGGCGATCGCACATGCCGCACCCCAAACCCGGCTGGTGCTGGCCGAGCCGCGCGGCGCCGACGACACCCTGCGCTCGCTGCAGCAGGGCACGCGTGTACACGACCTCGTGCCCGACACGGTCTGCGACGGGCTGCGCGGGCTGCTCGGCGCGCCGAACTTCGAGATCCTCTCGCGCCACGGCGTCGAGCGCGGCCAGCCGGTCGAGGTGCTGGCGGTCGACGATGCCGACACCGTGGCCGCCGCACGACGCATCGCGGTGCACACCAAGCAACTGGTCGAGCCGTCGTCGGCCATCGCGCTGGCGGCGGTGCTGGGCGCGCCGTCGCGCTTCGCCGGCCGTCGCGTCGGCATCGTGCTCAGCGGCGGCAACGTCGATCCGGACCGGCTGCCGTGGCGGCCGTGA
- a CDS encoding AraC family transcriptional regulator, producing MVDPLSEVVGLLQPAARFSKLLEGAGAWRIHRDGTGEPFYAAVLEGACWLSVDDGPPIGLRAGDFLLAPAMHALVATSTVPGGTDAVAATVPVQVRDGLVRIGQAEAPVDLRVQIGYCQFAAPDAGLLVSLLPGVVHVRDDPRLAALVHLVGEEARAHRPAREVVLERLLEVLLIEALRGRGDAGEASGLARGLADERLAAALRALHARPRHPWTVAELANEAALSRSAFFARFTRVVGMAPMAYLLTWRMALAKRLLRGAAFSLDQVAERVGYATANTFGTAFTRHVGVSPARYARDVRAPA from the coding sequence ATGGTCGATCCCCTGTCCGAGGTCGTGGGCCTGCTGCAACCGGCGGCGCGGTTCTCGAAACTGCTCGAAGGCGCTGGCGCGTGGCGCATCCATCGCGACGGCACCGGCGAGCCGTTCTATGCCGCCGTGCTCGAGGGCGCCTGCTGGCTGTCGGTCGACGACGGGCCGCCGATCGGCCTGCGGGCGGGCGATTTCCTGCTGGCGCCGGCGATGCATGCGCTGGTGGCCACCAGCACCGTGCCCGGCGGGACTGACGCCGTCGCGGCCACCGTCCCGGTGCAGGTGCGCGACGGCCTGGTGCGCATCGGGCAGGCGGAGGCGCCGGTCGATCTGCGCGTCCAGATCGGCTACTGCCAGTTCGCCGCGCCAGACGCGGGACTTCTCGTCTCGCTGCTGCCCGGGGTGGTGCACGTGCGTGACGACCCGCGGCTGGCCGCGCTGGTGCACCTGGTCGGCGAGGAGGCACGCGCGCATCGTCCGGCGCGCGAAGTGGTGCTCGAGCGCCTGCTCGAGGTGCTGTTGATCGAAGCCCTGCGCGGCCGCGGCGACGCCGGTGAGGCCTCCGGGCTGGCGCGGGGCTTGGCCGACGAGCGGCTCGCCGCGGCGCTGCGTGCGCTGCATGCCCGGCCCCGGCACCCCTGGACCGTCGCCGAGCTCGCGAATGAGGCCGCGTTGTCGCGCTCGGCATTCTTCGCGCGTTTCACCCGGGTGGTCGGGATGGCGCCGATGGCCTACCTGCTGACCTGGCGCATGGCGCTGGCCAAGCGCCTGCTGCGCGGCGCGGCCTTCAGTCTGGACCAGGTCGCCGAGCGCGTCGGCTACGCGACCGCCAACACCTTCGGCACGGCATTCACGCGCCATGTCGGCGTCTCGCCGGCCCGTTACGCCCGGGACGTCCGCGCGCCCGCGTAG
- a CDS encoding 8-amino-7-oxononanoate synthase, with product MAPERPDLRERARAARLARDARHARRRRRTVARRDGMRCEVDGRWLLNFCGNDYLGLAQHPGVAAALRDAASDDGVGSGGSHLVCGHHAHHVALEREVADWLQLPAALLMGSGFAANLAVLQALLGEDDACVQDRLNHASLIDAARLAGCRLRRYPHGDAQGALRQLQGLPGGAALVATDGVFSMDGDIAPLRALAAVAQAQQALLYVDDAHGIGVCGPDGRGSVAQAGLGVDAVPLQLLTLGKALGGYGAVVAGDADLVAHLAETARPYVYTTALPPAQAAATLAAVRLARHEHWRRERLDALVQRLHERAARAGLDLMPSDTPIQPLRCGDNATALALSQALDAAGFWVAAIRPPTVPEGQARLRITLAATHEDAQIDTLVDALAAARDALAPTASAIPA from the coding sequence ATGGCGCCTGAGCGGCCCGACCTGCGCGAACGCGCGCGGGCGGCGCGGCTGGCGCGCGACGCCCGCCACGCCCGCCGGCGGCGGCGCACGGTCGCGCGCCGCGATGGCATGCGCTGCGAGGTCGACGGTCGCTGGCTGCTGAACTTCTGCGGCAACGACTATCTCGGCCTGGCCCAGCATCCGGGCGTGGCGGCGGCACTGCGCGATGCGGCCAGCGATGACGGCGTCGGCAGTGGCGGCTCGCACCTGGTCTGCGGTCATCACGCCCACCATGTCGCGCTCGAGCGCGAGGTCGCCGACTGGCTGCAACTGCCGGCGGCGCTGCTGATGGGCAGCGGCTTTGCGGCCAATCTCGCGGTGCTGCAGGCGTTGCTGGGCGAGGACGATGCCTGCGTACAGGACCGGCTCAACCACGCCAGCCTGATCGACGCTGCGCGGCTGGCCGGTTGCCGGCTGCGCCGCTACCCGCACGGCGACGCGCAAGGCGCGCTGCGCCAGTTGCAGGGCCTGCCGGGCGGCGCGGCGCTGGTGGCCACTGACGGCGTTTTCAGCATGGACGGCGACATCGCGCCATTGCGTGCACTGGCCGCGGTCGCGCAGGCGCAGCAGGCGCTGCTGTACGTCGACGACGCGCACGGCATCGGCGTGTGCGGGCCCGATGGCCGCGGCAGCGTCGCCCAGGCCGGGCTCGGTGTCGACGCGGTGCCGCTGCAGTTGTTGACGCTGGGCAAGGCACTCGGCGGCTACGGCGCGGTGGTGGCCGGCGATGCCGACCTCGTCGCGCACCTGGCCGAAACTGCGCGGCCCTACGTCTACACCACCGCACTGCCGCCGGCGCAGGCCGCCGCGACGCTGGCCGCGGTGCGGCTGGCGCGCCACGAGCACTGGCGCCGCGAGCGGTTGGACGCGCTGGTGCAGCGCTTGCACGAACGCGCCGCGCGCGCGGGTCTGGACCTGATGCCGTCCGACACACCGATCCAGCCACTGCGCTGCGGCGACAACGCGACCGCGCTCGCGCTGTCGCAGGCGCTCGATGCGGCCGGCTTCTGGGTCGCGGCGATCCGCCCGCCGACCGTGCCCGAGGGCCAGGCGCGGCTGCGCATCACGCTCGCCGCGACCCACGAGGACGCCCAGATCGACACGCTGGTCGACGCGCTTGCCGCCGCGCGCGATGCGCTGGCGCCGACGGCCTCCGCGATCCCGGCATGA
- a CDS encoding protein sanA-like protein: MSQRRRRRPLLRLCVWAALLLLVWLAGVAAWIVHVGSRDEAGPADAIVVLGAAAYDAVPSPVFEARIDHGLDLYRAGHAPVLIFTGGYGGAKARFSEAQVARRYALRRDIPASAILTESRSRTTVENLIEARRLMREHDLHRVIVVSDPLHMARALRASRRLGIDAVGSPTPSTRFRTFRTQREFLLREVYFFHRDLYESIVARLES, encoded by the coding sequence ATGAGTCAGCGGCGTCGACGCCGTCCGCTTCTGCGCCTGTGCGTATGGGCCGCGCTGCTGCTGCTCGTCTGGCTGGCCGGCGTTGCGGCGTGGATCGTGCATGTGGGCAGCCGCGACGAGGCCGGGCCTGCGGATGCGATCGTGGTGCTGGGCGCGGCCGCCTACGACGCGGTGCCCTCACCGGTGTTCGAGGCGCGTATCGACCATGGCCTGGATCTCTACCGCGCCGGGCATGCGCCGGTGCTGATCTTCACCGGCGGCTACGGGGGCGCCAAGGCCCGCTTCTCCGAGGCGCAGGTCGCACGCCGTTACGCGCTGCGCCGCGATATCCCCGCCTCGGCGATCCTCACCGAGTCGCGCTCGCGTACCACGGTCGAGAACCTGATCGAAGCGCGGCGGCTGATGCGCGAGCACGATCTGCACCGGGTCATCGTGGTCAGCGACCCGCTGCACATGGCGCGCGCGCTGCGCGCAAGTCGCCGGCTGGGCATCGATGCGGTCGGCTCGCCAACGCCGTCGACGCGCTTTCGCACCTTCCGCACCCAGCGCGAGTTCCTGCTGCGCGAGGTGTACTTCTTCCACCGCGATCTCTACGAGTCGATCGTCGCCCGGCTCGAGTCGTGA
- a CDS encoding pimeloyl-[acyl-carrier protein] methyl ester esterase, with product MHIEVCGDGPPLVLLHGWAMHGGVFAPLVARLRAHRTVYCVDLPGHGRSREATVPLALVPVVEALASRLPSAPWLGWSLGGLFALQAAASRPGTVTALAMLCANPRFVRGEDWTHGMAPEIFHDFARGLRDDYRGTLDRFIALEAFGSDDARGELRALRAEVFARGEPAAHALVDGLHLLRTVDLRAALPGLTVPSLWLAGRRDRLVDPQAMHAAAAQAPGAQAHTIAHAGHAPFLTHADTVAEHLLAFLSTAAA from the coding sequence CTGCACATCGAGGTCTGCGGCGACGGGCCGCCGCTGGTGCTGCTGCACGGCTGGGCGATGCACGGCGGCGTGTTCGCGCCGCTGGTCGCGCGCCTGCGCGCCCACCGCACCGTCTATTGCGTGGACCTGCCGGGTCATGGACGCAGCCGCGAGGCCACCGTGCCGCTGGCGCTCGTACCGGTGGTCGAGGCGCTCGCGTCTCGGCTGCCGTCGGCGCCGTGGCTGGGCTGGTCGCTCGGCGGTCTGTTCGCGCTGCAGGCCGCGGCGAGCCGCCCGGGCACGGTGACCGCACTGGCCATGCTGTGCGCCAATCCGCGCTTCGTGCGCGGCGAGGACTGGACGCACGGCATGGCGCCGGAGATCTTCCACGACTTCGCGCGCGGCCTGCGCGACGACTACCGCGGCACGCTCGACCGCTTCATCGCCCTGGAAGCCTTCGGCTCGGACGATGCGCGCGGCGAGTTGCGCGCGCTGCGCGCCGAGGTCTTTGCGCGCGGCGAGCCGGCCGCGCATGCGCTCGTCGACGGGCTGCACCTGCTGCGGACTGTCGATCTGCGCGCGGCACTGCCCGGACTCACCGTGCCCAGCCTGTGGCTGGCCGGTCGTCGCGACCGGCTGGTGGACCCGCAGGCGATGCACGCGGCCGCCGCGCAGGCTCCCGGCGCGCAGGCGCATACGATCGCGCATGCCGGCCACGCCCCCTTCCTGACCCATGCCGATACCGTGGCCGAGCATCTGCTCGCGTTCCTGTCCACGGCCGCGGCCTAG